The following nucleotide sequence is from Pedobacter sp. PACM 27299.
CACTTTGTTTAAAGGTCATTTCTTACCTGAAAAAACTAAACGCTAATGATTTGCGCTATCCTGAACAGTTTTCTCTGCGTTCATCCCCAAAATCACGACAGTCCTGTACTTTATCTTTTTTATTGTGATTAATTCCGTTGATTTGTTTTCAAATAGCGGATTTTGAAAACTAAACCTTTATCACTTTATTGGAAATGTCAGCTGCTAGGCTGGACCAGCGCTTCCTCGTATTGGACGCTGCAAGGACTGCTGACTGGTGGTTTTCGTCTGGATCTGGCCTTGCTGCAATTGATTACAGATGTGTTAATCTATGTATTGATTACGCATTTGTATCGTAATTTCTCCCGCAGCCAGCATTGGCAGGACTTGCCCTTACGCAGTTTGTTTAAAAGAATTCTACCTGGCATAGTGGTAATGGGTATCATTTATACCATCGTTACCGTACTTAAACTCTATGGCATCCGGCTGCTTTTTTCTTTAAATTCTCAACAGTCTTTAACTGATTTTTTCAAGGAAAATGGGCTTGGGATCTTCATGGCAGGCATCCGTTTAATGGCCATTTGGTTATTAGCGTACCATCTCTATCATTATGCGAAAAGAGAACTTCGACTCGCAAATCAAAACGCAAAGCTGGAATTAAACTTTAAACAGGCACAGTTAGATAACCTTTACATGCAGCTCAATCCGCATTTCTTATTCAATGCGTTGAATACCATTAAATCGCTTAGCTATAGCAATCCCGCAGCTGCAGGGCGAGGAGTGGATTTGTTGAGTGAACTTTTGCGGGCAGGACTTTATCGTGGCAATGCCATGTTAATGCCTTTAGATGACGAACTTGCGCTGGTGAAGGATTATCTGGAGCTTGAGAAAATGCGGATGGGAGAAAGATTGACGTTTAAAATAGAAAGTGATGTGTCGTTTTCCATCATTCCAGTGCCGAGAATGAGTATTCAAGGACTGGTAGAGAACGCAGTGAAACACGGAATCGCTGTGAAGAAAGAAGGTGGATTTATCCATGTTGTCCTAAGCAATAAATCAGAGCAGCTCTGTATTGAGGTGACTAGTCCAGGCAAATTATCCAGAAATCATGATAAAGCTGGAATCGGTCTTGCCAATCTGGAAGAAAGGCTGCAGATTATTTATACTGGCAATGCACAGTTCGAAATTTATGAAAATGAAGAGGGCGTATGTGCCGTAATTAAAATTCCTTTGCAATGAAAATTATCAGGGCATTAATTATTGATGATGAGCCAGGGGCGAGGATGGAGCTCATACGGATGCTCAAAGCGTATCCCCAGGTCAGAGTTTTAGCAGAAGCCTCAAATGCAGATGAGGCGGAAAAATTGATTGGACTTTTGAAACCAGACCTGATATTTTTGGACATTCAGATGCCAGGCCGTTCGGGTTTTGAGCTATTGGAAGATCTGGACTGCTTACCGATCGTAATATTCGTTACCGCGTATGATGAGTACGCTTTGAAAGCCTTTCAGGTAGCTGCGCTGGACTATTTGATGAAGCCGGTCAGGGAGGAGCGTTTCGCTAAAGCCATGAATCAGATATTTGAACGGACTGCAGTTAAGGAGGAAGCTTCGGTTTTTGTGAAAGATAAAGACCGGCATCACCTGATCAAATGGAGTACAGTG
It contains:
- a CDS encoding sensor histidine kinase, translated to MKTKPLSLYWKCQLLGWTSASSYWTLQGLLTGGFRLDLALLQLITDVLIYVLITHLYRNFSRSQHWQDLPLRSLFKRILPGIVVMGIIYTIVTVLKLYGIRLLFSLNSQQSLTDFFKENGLGIFMAGIRLMAIWLLAYHLYHYAKRELRLANQNAKLELNFKQAQLDNLYMQLNPHFLFNALNTIKSLSYSNPAAAGRGVDLLSELLRAGLYRGNAMLMPLDDELALVKDYLELEKMRMGERLTFKIESDVSFSIIPVPRMSIQGLVENAVKHGIAVKKEGGFIHVVLSNKSEQLCIEVTSPGKLSRNHDKAGIGLANLEERLQIIYTGNAQFEIYENEEGVCAVIKIPLQ
- a CDS encoding LytR/AlgR family response regulator transcription factor — its product is MKIIRALIIDDEPGARMELIRMLKAYPQVRVLAEASNADEAEKLIGLLKPDLIFLDIQMPGRSGFELLEDLDCLPIVIFVTAYDEYALKAFQVAALDYLMKPVREERFAKAMNQIFERTAVKEEASVFVKDKDRHHLIKWSTVYLIESLDNYARLYFGEEQVLLKTSLNQLEGKLDKHTFFRANRSQLINLNHIKTIIRQANGMLVRMGTGEEVRISERQAVKFRNLNQ